GTTTTTGTCCCAAAAGCTTTGATGAGCTTTTGCTTAACTGGTTCTAGAATCAGTCGTTCTTGTGTTTGCCGGATATGATCAAGCGATCGCGCTTGCAATAAAGGATGGGCATGAACAAACTCCAGTTTTTTTTTTCACTAAATTCATGAGTTACCCTTTCGATGTAACTTTTAGTCACATATTCCATCACTACAGATTGCTGCCGAAACCTGCTGGTGTTCGCTTCTTTTTCAATTAGCGATCGCCTTAATAAAGATTCCATTACTTCCAAAATTTTGGACTCAACATCTGTAGTTCTTAAATCATTTTTTAGCTGTGCTAAAGACAGATATTCTCCATGAATTGCCAGCCGATACATCACTTTTTTTTCTAGGTCTGACAAGCGGTTAAACTGTGTCTCTAGAAGTGACCGAATATCACCATAAACAGCATTTTCTCCCTGAATTTCTCTTAAGAATTCTGTAATGTTATTGCTAAATAAGTCATAAACTGTGGTGCCTACTATTTTTAAAGCTAAAGGATTACCAGAGTAGATTTTAACCAGTTCTTCTAATTGTTCATCAGTACATTTACATCCTTTATCCAGCAGAATTTCCCTAGCTTCTTCTAAATTCAGACTAGATAACTGTAAGACTTTCACTGGAAGATTCTTACCTTCTAGTACAGCTACTTCTTTGGGTTTTTCTCGACTAGTAATTAATAAACAACTTTCATGTGATGTTTCTGCCACTTTTTTAAAAAAGTAGCCATAGTTTTCATACCCAGGTTCATATTCGCCAGCCCATTCTTGAGTTTTGCCTTCACCACTGCGTAGCACTGATTCGACATTATCCAAAATAATTAGGCATCTATGTTTTCGTAAAATATCAATCAGTAAAAGTATTTTGTTATTTTCACTAACTGTTAAATAATCTTCAGCATCATTAGGTAAAAATCGCAAAAGTTGGTTGAGGATTTCTGATAGTGGTGGTGCATTGCGGAGCGATCGCCAAATTAGATAATCAAACTGCGACTGGATTTCTTGGGCAACTTTGGCCGCAATTACAGTCTTACCAATTCCACCCATACCCAAAACAGCTACTAACCGACACCGTACAGAATCATTAGTATTACCAACTATCCATTCTTCTAAATCTTTAATGTCTGTCTCTCGCCCGCGAAAACCATCTACATCAACTGCTTCACCCCAATCTTCTTTTGGTGCAGTAAAGTTTTCTTGAATACCTTGGTACTGAGCAAATAATTTCTGCTTCAAGTTATAAATTTTTTTATTCCCGCTACCTTCTATACCTAATTTGCGGTAACTTTCTCCTAATCTTTTTCTTACTGCTGGTTGAGAAATAGCCAGTTTTTCGGCAATTTCTGCACCAGAATAATCTTTTAATGCTAATAATAATGCCTCTAGCTCAGTTTTCGTTACATTATGTTTATTCGCAACTCCTGTAATGAAATCATCGGGAAGCAGAGGCATATCTGCTGCGCTGTTCATCTCATTTAAGCTCCACACAATATATTTGACTTATCAGTATGTGAGAATATTTTCTTATAGCACGACTGTCAAGTCTAAAAAAGAATCTGTCATTACAGAATTTCTGTCACCACACAATTGTATTACTAGTTGGCAACTATGCTATTTCAGTTTCTATGAGTGTAGACAATATTTTTATTTTCTAGAAGAAAATATGTTCTACTTTTTATCAAGATTTTTTGTATAAAAACCTACGTCTAGTATAGCTTTTTATATCTACGTGAGATATATATAAGGAAAAATATATATTAAATTTACATAAACAGACATTTTTTAAAGAAATATTCCTCTTAAGCGCTTGCTTTTTTAATTGAGATGTGGTTATCTTATACACAGAGGAGTATATGTGAGATATACAGATAAGTCCCAACTCCACAGCTAACATCAGGGGGCAACTAAAATGACCAGCTTCTCAGGACTGCCAGACTTTATTAGAGGCTCTAACTCCATCAAAACTATCTTGAAAGTAGGAGAACAATCCCCAGAAACCTTACCAATATTGAAACCGCAAGAAAGAGGCAGTCCAGAAATTTTAGCCAACCCCAAACAGTTATATGCAGTTGAGTTACCACTTGTATTTTCTCACATGGCTATTCTCTTGATTGAAACCTTGTCTGCAACTCAACACGGCCAGTTAGTTATCTCTAGTAAAAAGGGAAAATACGAAGCGATTGTAGAACTGAGTGGTCATATTAGCTATCAGCACAAGTTGAATCAACAAGAACTACAAGAAATCCAAAAATTACACGAACACATTTTGGAAACCTGGATAGCTTGTAGACAGTCTCGCCACCAACAATAATCTACTTCATCGCCATAGCTATCACAAGTTCAAGAAGACTGGCAGCTTGGCGAGGTAATCAGAAAAATTGAATATCAATCATCTGAGACTTTGGCTTTTGATAAATGAGAAGTTTACAAGCCGGGCAATGTAACAAAAATTACGTGTCCGGCTTTTTGCTTAGGTTTTTCTATCGAGGAGGAAATTCTATGAGCAACAACAAACAGGACGAAAGGTCTCTTGTTCAACTCCCATCTGAAGACAGGAAGAAAACTATGAAAACTCATCACGAAGACAACCGAAATCCCCTTTTAATCTTGACCGCTAGAGGATTGAAGTTTTTTATGTGGGCTTTAGCTGGTTTGGCGATCGCTTTTGTGGTGTTCCATATTTTCGGTGCATTTGCCCTCGCTAACAGCCTACTATCTGCCGAGGTTTGGGTTTGGTTGGGAAGGGTTGCAGCCTCGTTGTTCTGTTTATTTGCGATCGCCATGATTTTTGAGTCCTGGCGTTAATTCCCAGTTCACGGTGCTGTTTTACATATTGCCTTTGGCTGAGAAATAAGCCAAAGGCATCACTTTACAGGAGGTCATAATCATGTCAGATAACAACAACGGCATCACCGGCGAAATACTCTCACCAATTTTGGTCATTTTAGTTGCAGGCTCGATATCTTTAGCAATTGTCAACAAAGATAATCATTCTGCCTATTTCGACCTCGTAAAAATAGCAATGGTCTATAGCTTTGGCTCTCACAAATCCAAGCATAAACCAAAAGAGTAAGCCAAATAGAGATATGTGTTGAGTGGAAAAACACTCCCCACTCAACACTTCACACAAAGACTCCTTGATGTTTCCATTTCATACTTAAGTACTAATTAAGTATGATTTCCTTCACAAAAAGTCACAATTGGGTAGAATTGGTTAAAGTAATCTCTGCTCTTGTGTCATAAAGGTCTCAGCAAACTCATGCAACTGAAACTCAGTGCATCTCGACTACCCTTCGCTCCCTTATTGCTAATTGCTCCCTTTTTTCTCTGGGGAACAGCAATGGTCGCCATGAAAGGAGTTATCCCCCACACCACACCACTATTTATGGCGGGTGTGCGCTTGCTACCAGCCGGAGTGTTAATTTTGGTTGTCGCCGCACTGATGGGTAGACCCCAGCCACAAGGTTGGAAAGCATGGTTATGGATTACTTTATTTGCCTTAATAGATGGGACATTATTCCAAGGTTTTTTAGCAGAAGGTTTAGTCAGAACCACTGCCGGATTAGGATCAGTGATGATTGACTCCCAACCTTTAGCAGTGGCTTTGCTGTCGTTGTGGCTGTTTCAGGAACATATTGGTTTTTGGGGCTGGTTAGGATTGGGTTTAGGCGTGACAGGTATTAGCTTAATTGGCTTACCAGATGAGTTGATATTTCATTGGCTGGGTACACAAGGAAATATCACAATGGGTAACTGGCAAGATTTATTTGCTAGTGGTGAATGGTTAATGCTGTTAGCGGCGCTATCAATGGCTGTAGGAACAGTGTTAATTAGATTTGTGACGCGCCATGCTGATCCTGTAAGCGCTACCGGATGGCACATGATTATTGGTGGTTTGCCCTTGTGGGGGGTTTCCGCATTCAGAGAATCTCAGCAATGGCAAAATATTCTTGCATCTGATTGGGTGGCTTTAGGATATGCCACAGTATTTGGTAGTGCGATCGCTTATGGTTTATTTTTCTATTTTGCTTCTAGTGGCAGTTTAACTAGTCTGAGTTCCTTAACCTTCCTCACACCAGTATTTGCCCTACTTTTTGGCAACCTCTTCCTCTCAGAAATTCTCAGTCCCTTGCAGTGGATAGGCGTTTGTTTGACATTAATCAGCATCTATCTTATCAATCAGCGTGATAACTTAGCTGGACAGAACCAAACACTCAATATTCCCGAAAAAACTGGCACACAACAGCCACAAGTCTTAGAAACATCAGCTAAAAAGCTCAATTCCCTATCTATACAGGTCAGAGAATCGGAGACCGAAATTTTACCCTAATTAGTGTAGAAGGGCAGGATATCAGGGAAGAATAAATCATCACAAATGACCATTAACCATAGTTAACATTTAGACATAAGAGAAGCTATTGTGGTATGGATCATTTCAAAATCACGTTCAGGCTGAAGCTGGCAATATGAGGCTATGTCCTTCCTCTATCCTGATATCCATTTGTTTTAGTTGTCTGGGTTTTTACCCCAATCACCCAAGTACAGCCACATCTCACCCTCAGTACCTAACAATTGCCCAAGCCAATTCCCAACAGCCCACTAAGCAGGCTGTTCTAAAATTGGGTAGTCAAGGGCTGGAAGTACAAAAATTACAATCCCAATTGCAAGATTTAGGGTTTTATAAGGGGTTAGTAGATGGAAAGTATGGTTCCACTACCCAAATTGCTGTGGCTCAATTTCAAAAAACCAAGACTTTAAAAAGAACAGATGGTATTGCTGACCAGACCACACAGGTGAGTGTACAAGCTGCTATTCTTTCAAAAAATCAGTTTGCGACTTCGCCAATTGTGGCTTCACCTAACCCAGATACTCAATCTGCGGCTACAACCAAGCCTAAACAAAAAGACTTTGTGTGGTGGTCATTATTAGGAATAGGAATTTTTGGCAGTATTGGCGCACTTCTGTTTTTATTAAAAAGGTTTCGTCAGTCCAAGCAAGCACAACAGTCTCAAGATTCTCCGCTTCCGGCTTTGAGTCCAGCTGCTGAAGACCCAATTCAATCAACCTTACCAGAATTAGACAGCACATCAATCAATCCAGAAACTACGACACAGACACCAACATCGGCACTACCAACGGTTGTGTCAGTAGAAAAAACTTCTCGCCTAGCTAAACTTAATATCGTTGATGAATTAATTAAAGATTTACACAGTAATGACCCAACAAAGCGACGTAAGGCGATTTGGGATTTAGGACAGCAAGGTGATTCTCGCGCAATTCAACCTTTAGTTGACTTAATGATTGATGCTGATTCCCAACAACGTAGCTTAATTTTGGCAGCTTTGTCAGAAATCAGCACCCGCGCCCTCAAGCCAATTAACCGTGCTTTAGCCATCTCTTTGCAAGATGATAGTCCTCAAGTCAGGCAAAATGCTATCCGTGACTTGACTCGTGTCTACGATATGATGGCGCAAATGAGTCAAATGTTAGGCCACGCACTCGAAGACCCAGATGCAGAAGTACAGGCAACAGCAAAGTATGCTTTAACTCAAATAAAAAGAATGCGTAACATAGCAGTTCAACCAAATTTACCAGAGGATATTCACAAAGAGCCAGGTTAATTGTCCTTATAAATATTTCAGCTGAATTTTGATATCTGTATTCGCACCTGCAACGAGAACTGCTGCTTCATCAAATTTAGGCGCACGGTCAATAATTTCTGGATTTTGAGAAAATCCAAAGCCTTCGAGAGGAAAACCTAAGTCACTACGATTAACCATGAAGTCGTCATTTTCATCGTGCATCACAGCAACGGCATAGTTACCTGCTTTTAAGTTTTTAAAGGTCAGTTTTACAGATGTGTCAGTAATTTTAGTACATTGTCTTTGTAATACGCGATCGCGATCGGCCGGAAATCCTTGACTACTGGCAAATATACTGGCGCAGACTTGCCCTTGTGTGTTTTTTAAGCCATCAATTTCTACATTGAGATTACCCTCAAAATTAGCTCTAGCAATTAATGGCGAGGTAAAACTTCCTAAAGCTGCAAGCAGGATGAGGCTAAGTTTCAATCTTTTGTTCATAAAATTTTTTGGTGACAATAAATATTGCTGATACTCAATTTGCACCTGGATTAAGCGGTGCAGAGTTATACTGCCATGATTTGATTAAAATTTGCAAGCGTAGTGGAAGTCTGAGGTAAAAAGCTACAATTACTGACATTAACGCTTTCAAAATTCGCTCATCTATTATTTGGCTGCTAAAAGGAACTCAATATTATGAGAGTCTTACAGGAATTTGAATAATGAATTCAGTTCCTTGCCCTACAGTAGATAGACACTGTAATTGTCCACCATGTTTTTCCACAATAATTTGATAGCTAATAGATAATCCTAATCCTGTACCTTTGCCGACTGGTTTAGTAGTAAAAAAAGGGTCAAATAAATATTTTTGGATATCCTCTGGAATGCCCATTGCATTATCAGCAATGCAAATATTTACTTGATTATTACTTGTAATTTCAGTCCGAATCTTAATTTCTGGATTATTTAAGAGTCCAGCGTTATGCGGATTTAATTCTTGATTTTTAATAATTGATTCTTCTAACGCATCAATAGCATTTGTCAAGATTTTCATAAAAACCTGATTTATTAGCCCAGCGTAACATTCAATTGCTGGAATATTGCCATACTCTTTAACAATACTGATTCTTACGCCATTAATTTCTGCGTTGAGGCGACTGCCTAAAATAAGCAGTGTACTATCAATACCTTCATGAATATCAACTATTTTTTTCTCAGCTTCATCAAGACGAGAAAAATTGCGTAAGGATTGGACTATTTGCTGAATGCGATCGCACCCTATTTTCATTGATGCTAATAAATTGGGAAAATCTTCAGTCACATAATCTAAATCGAATGCCGAAATTTGATTTTTAATAGGTTCTTTTGGAGTTGGATAATGTTGTTGATATAAATCAATTAGCTCTAGTAAATCTTGAGTGTAATTAATAGCATGAACTAAATTTCCCGCAATAAAGTTGACAGGATTATTGATTTCATGGGCAATCCCCGCAACTAATTGTCCCAATGCTGCCATTTTTTCATTTTGTACTAAG
This window of the Nostoc sp. HK-01 genome carries:
- a CDS encoding putative Transcriptional Regulator, Fis family protein; the encoded protein is MNSAADMPLLPDDFITGVANKHNVTKTELEALLLALKDYSGAEIAEKLAISQPAVRKRLGESYRKLGIEGSGNKKIYNLKQKLFAQYQGIQENFTAPKEDWGEAVDVDGFRGRETDIKDLEEWIVGNTNDSVRCRLVAVLGMGGIGKTVIAAKVAQEIQSQFDYLIWRSLRNAPPLSEILNQLLRFLPNDAEDYLTVSENNKILLLIDILRKHRCLIILDNVESVLRSGEGKTQEWAGEYEPGYENYGYFFKKVAETSHESCLLITSREKPKEVAVLEGKNLPVKVLQLSSLNLEEAREILLDKGCKCTDEQLEELVKIYSGNPLALKIVGTTVYDLFSNNITEFLREIQGENAVYGDIRSLLETQFNRLSDLEKKVMYRLAIHGEYLSLAQLKNDLRTTDVESKILEVMESLLRRSLIEKEANTSRFRQQSVVMEYVTKSYIERVTHEFSEKKNWSLFMPILYCKRDRLIISGKHKND
- a CDS encoding histidine kinase, yielding MLATHSMNNANELNLRLESTLQELPMWEVQVELDCPGGELIKLFSQQPLLPGIILNQGQCFVGMISRQKFFENMSRPYSFGLFSRRSIESLYKFIQPDLLIFSGEITIVEATQTALKRALNLAYEPILIATKSGKYGLIDFHQLLLAYSQIYALTLNHLQLVEEQSKTAKAGFKDLQNNYTRLVQNEKMAALGQLVAGIAHEINNPVNFIAGNLVHAINYTQDLLELIDLYQQHYPTPKEPIKNQISAFDLDYVTEDFPNLLASMKIGCDRIQQIVQSLRNFSRLDEAEKKIVDIHEGIDSTLLILGSRLNAEINGVRISIVKEYGNIPAIECYAGLINQVFMKILTNAIDALEESIIKNQELNPHNAGLLNNPEIKIRTEITSNNQVNICIADNAMGIPEDIQKYLFDPFFTTKPVGKGTGLGLSISYQIIVEKHGGQLQCLSTVGQGTEFIIQIPVRLS
- a CDS encoding peptidoglycan binding domain-containing protein, which produces MWYGSFQNHVQAEAGNMRLCPSSILISICFSCLGFYPNHPSTATSHPQYLTIAQANSQQPTKQAVLKLGSQGLEVQKLQSQLQDLGFYKGLVDGKYGSTTQIAVAQFQKTKTLKRTDGIADQTTQVSVQAAILSKNQFATSPIVASPNPDTQSAATTKPKQKDFVWWSLLGIGIFGSIGALLFLLKRFRQSKQAQQSQDSPLPALSPAAEDPIQSTLPELDSTSINPETTTQTPTSALPTVVSVEKTSRLAKLNIVDELIKDLHSNDPTKRRKAIWDLGQQGDSRAIQPLVDLMIDADSQQRSLILAALSEISTRALKPINRALAISLQDDSPQVRQNAIRDLTRVYDMMAQMSQMLGHALEDPDAEVQATAKYALTQIKRMRNIAVQPNLPEDIHKEPG